A genomic window from Anopheles ziemanni chromosome X, idAnoZiCoDA_A2_x.2, whole genome shotgun sequence includes:
- the LOC131291424 gene encoding uncharacterized protein LOC131291424 encodes MRKLSLNTGAGMSRQSKTAPQAKKVMPPAVPDIYGKVGANNGTTPIDRGGVKKIGSGVPSDNPDGEVRNGVGAIMLEHHNHGTDGSARTSSVSLATTTAPSSLLLRCGGGDVVVDYVMDDQGIDLTQSPGRDSPVSLSGSAGSGSRNSTASLDSGRASSYLTGASNSSNRSVSGVGSYGVLSSPRCSVSSCSIGSGSVAGGNSSGAGSGSHRLSNHSAGNNRCDHDIISDWLMEIHFQEYTYLFLDAGYDLSTIARMTPEDLTAIGIRKPNHRERLKRHIDALRLPDPLPGYVPGSIEEWLRLLRLDEYIQPLLAQGYQTVHDVTQLTWEDLEDIGIVKLGHQKKILLAIKRVKDIINGKMMGGNGSASSVISAFNAGLSPTAGVRSPVVDGTLVRAHYDDMSIGLRSESSKQHHLAVSGSYSTFLRQQPPLTGGTGAEQGVHTQLHPHQTITYPHVHFDGTHAVYRRSSYDDSDITPTNEKACALLALSDAAVDEKSSSSHGGVLTQQEQQHQQWILHTQKQFQQQQSQTKQQQQQQQYFQGGGTLPRQHQRNSYGVRLTLLSGTPNQSAQRQRPIAKIVANNLKLPGVGNVGGVSPLIDNATGGETVTGGVGSSPPIYPAEVVPMPPMLGHIENVEMATAALDAMHFSNYTSSPYAAAVQFQHHHSALSFSGGNIADESSGSMISSAPVQQQQQQQQPIYHNQSMMLHQSLQQHTGNLPLQSHHYATHPNAASSTQSTPSPPTLPGPGCAPGGVGQHLHSMVPFPAGTYAGQMHQTTVEVHKVSSQHDNKSNSSLESIDQIPFANENAGTIKQRSSLNRVEHQFQQQQQQHHSALLLPTTTPLPSSATSMAGSLITTTTLATVCIRQELSPSTTGSSSVPAGNNSSSVTTMASSNTSSAAASAQVGANTSGTGAPSDDIYGTNVLNDIGNMLANLTDELDAMLEEEKCAGISDIE; translated from the exons ATGCGAAAGTTAAGTCTCAACACGGGTGCAGGTATGTCTCGACAATCGAAAACGGCACCACAAGCGAAGAAGGTGATGCCGCCAGCCGTGCCGGACATCTATGGAAAGGTTGGAGCAAATAATGGAACTACACCAATTGACAGAGGCGGGGTGAAAAAGATCGGGTCCGGTGTGCCTTCCGACAACCCCGATGGAGAGGTACGCAACGGAGTTGGAGCAATAATGCTCGAGCATCATAATCACGGAACAGACGGATCGGCGAGGACATCGTCGGTTTCGCTCGCAACAACGACTGCTCCGTCTAGTTTATTGCTGCGCTGCGGTGGTGGCGATGTGGTCGTTGATTACGTTATGGACGATCAAGGAATCGATCTGACCCAATCGCCCGGTCGGGACAGTCCGGTATCGTTGTCCGGTTCGGCTGGGTCCGGTTCGCGAAATTCAACCGCTAGCCTCGACTCGGGACGAGCGTCTTCATACTTGACCGGTGCGTCCAACTCATCTAATCGCAGTGTCAGTGGGGTAGGAAGCTACGGCGTCCTATCGTCACCTCGCTGCTCGGTCAGCTCATGCTCGATAGGCTCAGGTAGCGTTGCGGGCGGCAACAGTAGTGGTGCTGGGAGCGGCTCACATCGCCTCAGCAACCACTCAGCGGGGAACAATCGCTGCGATCACGACATTATATCCGACTGGCTGatggaaatacacttccaggAGTACACATACCTATTTCTCGACGCTGGTTACGATTTATCCACTATCGCTCGCATGACACCCGAGGACCTGACTGCGATAGGCATCCGCAAACCGAACCATCGCGAGCGTTTAAAGCGGCACATTGATGCCCTTAGGCTTCCCGACCCATTACCCGGCTATGTACCCGGATCCATCGAGGAATGGTTGCGTTTACTGCGTCTGGACGAGTACATACAGCCGCTACTCGCGCAAGGCTACCAGACGGTGCACGATGTGACCCAACTTACCTGGGAAGACCTGGAGGATATCGGCATTGTTAAGCTGGGGCACCAGAAAAAGATTCTGCTCGCCATCAAACGTGTGAAGGATATCATCAACGGCAAAATGATGGGTGGCAATGGTAGTGCCTCGTCGGTAATCTCCGCATTTAATGCCGGTCTCTCGCCAACGGCAGGGGTACGTTCGCCGGTCGTCGATGGAACTTTGGTGCGGGCACACTACGACGATATGAGCATTGGATTACGTTCGGAATCTTCCAAACAGCATCATCTGGCCGTTTCTGGATCGTACAGCACGTTCCTACGCCAACAGCCACCGCTGACGGGTGGTACCGGTGCTGAG cagggcgTACACACGCAGCTTCACCCTCACCAGACGATAACTTATCCTCACGTACATTTCGATGGCACGCATGCTGTTTACCGGCGCAGTTCGTATGACGACAGTGACATAACGCCAACCAACGAGAAGGCATGTGCCCTTCTGGCACTGTCCGACGCTGCAGTGGATGAGAAGTCCAGCAGTTCGCACGGGGGTGTCTTAacgcagcaggagcagcagcatcaacagtGGATACTTCACACGCAAAAGCAATTCCAGCAACAACAGTCGCAGActaagcagcagcaacagcagcagcagtacttCCAGGGCGGTGGCACGCTACCCCGCCAGCACCAGCGCAATAGCTACGGTGTTCGGTTGACGTTGTTGAGCGGGACGCCGAACCAAAGTGCTCAACGTCAGCGACCGATAGCTAAGATTGTGGCCAACAACCTGAAACTGCCCGGCGTGGGTAATGTAGGCGGAGTGTCGCCTTTGATCGATAATGCTACCGGGGGGGAAACCGTGACCGGTGGTGTAGGTAGTAGTCCACCAATTTATCCAGCGGAGGTTGTCCCGATGCCACCAATGCTCGGACACATTGAAAACGTCGAGATGGCAACGGCAGCCCTGGACGCGATGCATTTCTCCAATTATACCAGTTCGCCTTACGCCGCTGCCGTCCAGTTTCAGCATCACCATTCAGCTCTGAGCTTCAGCGGCGGTAATATTGCGGACGAATCATCCGGTTCGATGATCTCCAGCGCGCctgttcagcagcagcagcagcagcagcaacccaTATACCACAATCAAAGTATGATGCTTCACCAATCCCTTCAACAGCACACCGGTAACCTGCCGCTTCAAAGTCATCACTATGCTACTCACCCGAATGCAGCGTCCTCGACCCAGTCCACACCCTCGCCGCCCACACTGCCCGGGCCTGGCTGCGCGCCTGGAGGTGTTGGCCAACATCTACACTCGATGGTTCCGTTCCCTGCTGGTACCTACGCCGGCCAGATGCACCAGACCACGGTAGAGGTGCACAAGGTGTCATCTCAGCACGATAACAAATCAAACTCGAGCCTGGAATCGATTGATCAAATACCGTTCGCCAACGAGAACGCTGGTACAATCAAGCAGCGATCCTCGCTCAACAGAGTCGAGCATCagttccagcagcagcaacaacagcatcacTCTGCATTACTATTACCCACGACGACACCACTGCCTTCGTCGGCTACCTCGATGGCAGGCTCGTTGATTACTACTACGACGTTGGCAACGGTTTGCATACGGCAAGAGCTATCGCCATCAACGACCGGGTCATCATCAGTCCCCGCTGGCAACAATAGTTCATCGGTCACCACGATGGCGTCTTCCAATACGTCCAGTGCCGCTGCGTCTGCGCAAGTGGGCGCTAACACTTCCGGGACCGGTGCTCCCTCAGACGACATCTACGGCACAAACGTTCTGAACGACATCGGCAATATGCTTGCCAACCTGACTGACGAGCTCGATGCTATGCTCGAAGAAGAAAAGTGCGCGGGCATAAGCGATATCGAGTAG